A stretch of Cyanobacterium sp. HL-69 DNA encodes these proteins:
- a CDS encoding Crp family transcriptional regulator, producing MQPIPTQEQPLASVFRQIGGGMYTPVMEKFERGKTIFFPGDPAERVYFLVKGAVKLSRLYEAGEEITVALLRENSVFGVLSLITGQKSDRFYHAVAFTPVELLSAPIEHFQRSLKENPELSRLMLQGLSSRILQTEMMIETLAHRDMASRLVSFLLILCRDFGIPSLNGITIDLKLSHQAIAEAIGSTRVTVTRLLGELRQDGMISITKKKITVHNPVALSQQFA from the coding sequence ATGCAACCAATACCTACTCAAGAGCAACCCCTCGCCTCGGTATTTCGTCAAATAGGAGGGGGAATGTACACCCCTGTGATGGAAAAGTTTGAACGGGGTAAGACTATTTTTTTTCCTGGAGATCCTGCGGAAAGGGTCTATTTTTTAGTGAAGGGGGCGGTGAAATTATCTCGTCTCTATGAGGCTGGAGAGGAGATTACTGTGGCTCTTTTGAGGGAAAATAGTGTTTTTGGGGTTTTATCTTTGATTACGGGGCAAAAGAGCGATCGCTTTTATCATGCTGTAGCTTTTACTCCTGTGGAATTATTATCCGCTCCCATTGAGCATTTCCAACGTTCTTTAAAGGAAAATCCTGAGTTATCTCGTCTGATGTTACAGGGTTTATCTTCCCGTATTTTGCAAACGGAAATGATGATCGAAACCCTTGCCCACCGTGATATGGCTTCTCGTTTGGTCAGTTTTCTTTTGATTCTCTGTCGTGATTTTGGTATTCCTAGCCTAAATGGTATTACTATTGATTTAAAACTGTCCCATCAGGCGATCGCAGAGGCGATCGGTTCAACCCGTGTAACCGTTACCCGACTATTAGGGGAACTCCGCCAAGATGGCATGATTTCCATTACCAAGAAGAAAATCACCGTCCATAATCCCGTTGCCCTCAGCCAACAATTCGCCTAA
- the fabI gene encoding enoyl-[acyl-carrier protein] reductase I FabI: MLDLTGKNALITGIANNRSIAWGIAQQLHKAGANIGVTYLPDEKGRFQKKVGELVEPLNPSVFLPCNVQDDAQIEETFNAIKEKWGKIDILIHCLAFAQKDDLTGDFSNTSRDGFKTALDISAYSLTSLAQAAKPLLTDGASIVTLTYLGGVKVIPNYNVMGIAKSALEMSVRYLAAELGSQNVRVNAISAGPIRTLASSAVGGILDMIHHVEATAPLKRTVTQTEVGNAAAFLCSDLSSGITGQVIYVDAGYEIMGMSQG; this comes from the coding sequence ATGTTAGATCTAACAGGAAAAAACGCCCTCATTACAGGTATTGCCAACAATCGCTCCATTGCATGGGGTATTGCTCAACAATTACACAAAGCAGGGGCAAACATCGGCGTTACCTACTTACCTGATGAAAAAGGACGTTTTCAAAAAAAAGTAGGAGAATTAGTAGAACCCCTTAATCCCAGTGTTTTCCTACCTTGTAACGTCCAAGATGACGCTCAAATTGAAGAAACTTTTAACGCAATCAAAGAGAAATGGGGCAAAATTGACATTCTCATTCACTGTTTAGCCTTCGCCCAAAAAGATGACTTAACGGGTGATTTTAGCAACACCTCCAGAGATGGTTTTAAAACTGCCCTTGATATTAGTGCTTACTCCCTAACCAGTCTGGCCCAAGCCGCCAAGCCATTATTAACTGATGGGGCAAGTATTGTCACCCTAACCTATCTTGGTGGTGTGAAAGTAATCCCTAATTATAATGTGATGGGTATTGCCAAGTCTGCCCTAGAAATGAGTGTGCGTTATTTAGCTGCCGAATTAGGTTCCCAAAATGTGAGAGTTAATGCTATTTCCGCTGGGCCTATTCGTACCCTTGCATCTTCTGCGGTAGGAGGTATCCTCGATATGATTCACCATGTAGAAGCCACTGCCCCCCTTAAGCGCACTGTTACCCAAACGGAGGTAGGTAATGCGGCCGCTTTCCTTTGTAGTGATTTATCCAGTGGTATTACTGGGCAAGTTATCTATGTGGATGCTGGTTATGAAATTATGGGTATGAGTCAAGGGTAA
- a CDS encoding membrane protein encodes MNNVPTSYLFWLFWLAGFAGIHRIYNKKYVSGLFWLCTFGVFGIGQILDLFLMSDMVEEHNWKMQRRLGMSPEEKYLAGGFHAPNQIYTPSVHPPVMEVNLQKPLQDKNKPLSNEEIMVKLAQTASNHNGRLSVTRAVVDTGLTFEQVERGLQIMAEKGYVVINNDPVKGHIVYDFMDIC; translated from the coding sequence ATGAATAATGTTCCCACCAGTTATCTATTTTGGTTATTTTGGTTAGCTGGTTTTGCTGGAATACATCGTATTTATAATAAAAAGTACGTCAGTGGACTATTTTGGCTATGTACTTTTGGGGTTTTTGGCATCGGACAAATATTAGATCTCTTTTTGATGTCTGATATGGTGGAGGAGCATAATTGGAAAATGCAAAGAAGATTAGGGATGAGTCCTGAAGAAAAATATTTGGCAGGGGGATTTCACGCACCTAATCAAATTTATACTCCTTCGGTGCATCCTCCCGTGATGGAGGTTAATTTACAAAAACCATTGCAGGACAAGAATAAACCTCTATCTAATGAGGAGATTATGGTTAAGTTAGCGCAGACGGCTAGTAATCATAATGGTAGGTTGTCGGTGACTAGGGCGGTGGTTGATACGGGTTTAACTTTTGAGCAGGTGGAAAGGGGTTTACAGATAATGGCGGAAAAGGGTTATGTGGTTATTAATAATGATCCTGTAAAGGGTCATATTGTTTATGATTTTATGGATATTTGTTAG
- the carA gene encoding carbamoyl-phosphate synthase small subunit CarA: MSILQTTKAILVLADGTSYTGYSFGAKGTTFGEVVFNTGMTGYQEVLTDPSYSGQIVSFTYPELGNTGVNPEDEESYKPHVKGAIARNISKRPSNWRSTESLQDYLTRHKVIGIYGIDTRDLTRRLRSSGAMNGAISTEILEPDELLMELQTVPSMAGLNLVKEISTKEVYEWTEATDKEWEFSHRTNLSDGEVFTVVAVDFGVKRNILRRLASYGCKVIVVPANTSPEDILKYNPDGIFLSNGPGDPSAVAEGIATAKTLLEAQKPTFGICMGHQILGLSLGAETFKLKFGHRGLNQPAGLSQKVEITSQNHGFAVTEESLGADIEITHLNLNDRTVAGLKHKTLPFFSVQYHPEASPGPHDADYLFEQFVKLMRDHKK; the protein is encoded by the coding sequence ATGTCTATCTTACAAACCACAAAAGCGATTTTAGTTTTAGCTGACGGCACATCCTACACGGGCTATTCTTTTGGAGCAAAGGGAACAACCTTTGGGGAAGTGGTGTTTAATACGGGCATGACTGGTTATCAGGAAGTATTAACAGATCCTAGTTACTCTGGACAAATTGTTAGTTTTACCTATCCTGAGTTGGGTAATACGGGAGTTAATCCAGAGGATGAAGAATCCTATAAACCCCATGTCAAAGGTGCGATCGCCCGTAACATCAGTAAACGTCCTAGTAATTGGCGCTCTACGGAGTCTTTGCAGGACTATCTAACTCGCCATAAGGTAATCGGCATCTACGGCATTGATACCCGTGACTTAACCCGTCGTTTACGCTCCTCTGGTGCCATGAATGGGGCTATCTCCACAGAAATCCTGGAGCCTGATGAACTATTGATGGAACTGCAAACCGTCCCTTCTATGGCTGGTTTAAACCTCGTTAAAGAAATTTCCACCAAAGAAGTTTATGAATGGACGGAAGCCACAGATAAGGAATGGGAATTTAGTCACCGTACTAATTTAAGTGATGGGGAAGTATTCACCGTTGTGGCGGTGGATTTTGGCGTAAAACGTAATATTCTGCGTCGTCTAGCTAGTTATGGTTGTAAGGTGATCGTCGTTCCTGCCAACACAAGCCCAGAAGATATTTTAAAATATAATCCCGATGGTATCTTCTTGTCCAATGGTCCAGGAGATCCATCTGCCGTTGCCGAAGGTATTGCCACTGCTAAGACTTTACTCGAAGCTCAAAAACCTACCTTTGGTATCTGTATGGGGCATCAAATCCTTGGACTTTCTTTGGGGGCAGAAACCTTCAAATTAAAATTTGGTCATCGTGGTTTAAATCAACCTGCAGGATTGAGTCAGAAAGTAGAAATCACTAGCCAAAACCATGGATTTGCCGTTACCGAGGAATCTTTGGGCGCTGATATAGAAATTACTCACCTCAATTTAAACGATCGCACCGTAGCAGGTTTAAAACATAAAACTTTACCTTTCTTCTCGGTACAATACCACCCCGAAGCAAGTCCAGGCCCCCACGATGCTGACTATCTTTTTGAGCAGTTTGTGAAACTAATGCGAGATCATAAAAAATAA
- the holA gene encoding DNA polymerase III delta subunit HolA produces the protein MPIYYYWGEDDFALNRAIALIKEDKIDPNWVQFNYEQINGDKEDNIRQALMEVMTPPFGNGDRLVWLNNTTICQTCGDELLSLLKNTLPQIPENSHLLLTSRKKPDARIKSTKLINKYTQIKEFSLIPIWQTDILIKRVEETAQEKNIKLSPSAIKTLATCVGNDTRLLWQELDKLALYQGDNPQPISQETVFALVNVSNQNSLQLAQAILKQDTGKALQLTQELINLNEPALRIVATLVGQFRTWAMVKTVIESGEKDEKKIATQADVSNPKRIYFLRKEVNNISAHKLQSSLPILLDLELGLKRGENPLNALQKAIIQLSNLK, from the coding sequence ATGCCAATTTATTATTATTGGGGCGAAGATGATTTTGCCTTGAATCGGGCGATCGCCCTTATAAAAGAAGATAAAATAGATCCAAACTGGGTACAGTTTAACTATGAACAAATAAACGGTGACAAAGAAGACAATATCAGACAAGCCTTGATGGAAGTGATGACTCCACCCTTCGGTAATGGCGATCGCCTTGTATGGCTAAATAATACAACCATATGCCAAACCTGTGGCGATGAATTACTTTCATTACTAAAAAATACCCTGCCACAAATTCCAGAAAACAGTCATCTACTCCTCACCAGTCGCAAAAAACCCGATGCCCGCATCAAAAGCACCAAACTAATCAATAAATATACTCAGATAAAAGAATTTTCCCTTATCCCCATCTGGCAAACCGATATTCTCATCAAAAGAGTAGAAGAAACAGCCCAAGAAAAAAATATCAAACTAAGCCCCTCCGCCATCAAAACCCTAGCCACCTGTGTAGGTAACGACACTCGCCTATTGTGGCAAGAATTAGACAAACTAGCCCTCTATCAAGGAGATAACCCCCAACCCATCAGCCAAGAAACTGTTTTTGCCCTTGTCAACGTCAGTAACCAAAACAGCCTCCAACTAGCCCAAGCAATTCTGAAACAAGACACAGGCAAAGCCCTCCAACTAACCCAAGAATTGATTAATTTAAACGAACCAGCCCTCAGAATAGTTGCTACCCTAGTAGGACAATTTCGCACTTGGGCAATGGTAAAAACGGTCATCGAATCAGGGGAAAAAGACGAAAAAAAAATCGCCACCCAAGCCGATGTTAGCAACCCGAAAAGGATTTATTTTCTCAGAAAAGAAGTTAATAATATTTCTGCCCACAAACTGCAATCATCCCTTCCCATCCTCCTTGATTTAGAATTAGGTTTAAAACGAGGAGAAAATCCTTTAAATGCCCTACAAAAAGCCATCATTCAGTTGAGTAACTTAAAATAG
- a CDS encoding Aldo/keto reductase family — translation MLYRRFGRTELQMPVFSCGGMRYQYKWQDVPFKDIPQDNQDNLEAVIKRSIALGINHIETARGYGSSEMQLGRILPQFPREELIIQTKVSPHSDSRKFRENFDKSLAYLQLDYVDLLGIHGINTPELLEMSIKKGGCLDEVRKLQAEGKVKYVGFSTHGDTSVIIDTIKTNEFDYVNLHWYWINQENWPAIVEANKLDMGVFIISPSNKGGLLYQPSPKLIELCQPLSPIVFNNLFCLSHSQVHTLSLGAAKPEDFDEHLRTLPLLEKAGELLPSIIERLENEAKKVLGEKWLKTWRRGLPSYKETPGNINISTILWLRNLALAYDMVEYGKMRYNLLGNGGHWFPGQKADKLQDLDLTSCLQKSPHGEDIPHFLAEAEALLGGQEVKRLSQK, via the coding sequence ATGCTGTACCGTAGATTTGGTAGAACAGAATTACAAATGCCCGTATTCTCCTGTGGAGGAATGCGCTACCAATACAAGTGGCAAGATGTACCTTTCAAAGACATACCCCAAGACAATCAAGATAACTTAGAAGCGGTTATTAAACGCAGTATAGCCCTTGGGATAAATCATATCGAAACGGCAAGGGGTTATGGCTCATCAGAAATGCAGTTAGGGCGTATTTTACCCCAATTTCCTAGAGAAGAGTTAATAATTCAAACCAAAGTTTCTCCCCATAGCGATAGCCGTAAGTTTCGGGAAAATTTTGATAAATCCTTGGCATATCTCCAACTAGACTATGTCGATTTATTAGGTATCCATGGAATTAATACCCCCGAATTGCTAGAAATGAGTATCAAAAAAGGAGGTTGCCTTGATGAGGTGCGAAAACTACAGGCAGAAGGAAAAGTTAAATATGTGGGATTTTCTACCCACGGAGACACCTCCGTAATTATTGATACTATCAAAACTAATGAGTTTGACTATGTAAATTTACACTGGTATTGGATTAATCAAGAAAATTGGCCAGCCATCGTAGAAGCTAATAAACTCGATATGGGCGTATTTATTATCAGCCCTTCCAATAAAGGAGGTTTACTATATCAACCCTCGCCCAAATTAATAGAATTATGTCAGCCCCTTAGCCCCATAGTATTTAATAATTTATTTTGTCTTTCCCACTCCCAAGTGCATACCCTCAGTTTAGGGGCGGCAAAACCAGAAGATTTTGATGAGCATTTGAGGACTTTACCTTTATTAGAAAAAGCAGGGGAGTTGTTACCTTCCATCATTGAAAGATTAGAAAATGAGGCGAAAAAAGTTTTAGGAGAAAAATGGTTAAAGACATGGCGCCGAGGTTTGCCTAGTTATAAGGAAACCCCAGGGAATATTAATATATCTACAATTTTATGGTTACGTAATCTCGCTCTTGCTTATGATATGGTGGAGTACGGCAAAATGCGTTATAACCTTTTGGGAAATGGGGGGCATTGGTTTCCTGGGCAAAAAGCAGATAAGTTACAGGATTTAGATTTAACTTCTTGTTTACAAAAAAGCCCCCATGGTGAGGATATTCCCCATTTTTTGGCGGAGGCAGAGGCTTTGTTAGGGGGGCAAGAGGTTAAGCGGTTATCTCAAAAATAA
- the uvrD gene encoding DNA helicase II / ATP-dependent DNA helicase PcrA has translation MAEKLEKLIKQLRPGQDILGRWQKGEMAVSAVPGAGKSHSLAVAAAATIAREKLNLRRQLIIVTYTRSATASIKQKVEQNLHYLGLPPVGFSVQTIHSLALNIASRYPELSGLNLNHSNLVSFNRNHRLIKNTVNQWIQENPSLYQTLVEGRQGFDGEESERMRREGIIRGELLPKFATNIIGEAKSSGKSPHSLAHYIDYTRDEYQIMAIASGLYQIYQKLMIENNFIDYDDMILGALKVLQNDDARKVWQQQTHAIFEDEAQDSSPLQVELLEILAKDDQNPHLEPNLVRVGDPNQAINSTFTSADPVYFNWFCDLCSQKNSLATIAQAGRSTQIIIDGANQTLDFINQKSIDKTLKFQEKNPNYTHSIELPFREQYIQPVTKKINQTNVNPAPFGKGLELHKFDNIYQTVKAIGKQIEDILSNEESRKNHNLAILVREKSQGIFIQSHLEYLEENHGIKVIFIDGKNNISELPQEVLQLLQFIDRPHSPEYFKNVLEILQKRQLINISTSSINIDYPERFLYPTELEKQDNQNLENTRKIILNLLTAKIELVHYQLITYLAMILNYNQGELATTHKLSEKIDKETVGRSSLKTIISSLQELINSEKFEAVETFTDEDNSENIYTKCGQVTIMTMHKSKGLDWDYVFLPFINDNIIPGSSYVPKNIQFLGNFDLSEVAKGQLRYLIHQEKLSNKITKYLSIDEAWIEAQKQKEYEEYRLLYVAMTRAKRLLWMSAEKKAPFSWSFFQDNNDIASLSDSNPCPVFNLLYQV, from the coding sequence ATGGCAGAAAAACTAGAAAAATTAATCAAACAACTACGCCCAGGGCAAGATATTCTAGGGCGCTGGCAAAAAGGAGAAATGGCGGTTTCTGCGGTGCCGGGTGCTGGAAAATCTCATAGTTTAGCAGTAGCTGCGGCAGCTACCATTGCAAGGGAAAAACTTAATCTGCGTCGTCAATTAATTATTGTTACCTATACTCGCTCTGCCACAGCTAGTATTAAACAAAAAGTGGAACAAAATCTGCATTATCTAGGGTTGCCTCCCGTGGGTTTTTCGGTACAAACTATCCACAGTTTAGCTCTAAATATTGCTAGTCGTTACCCTGAGTTATCAGGACTCAATTTAAATCATAGTAATCTAGTTTCTTTTAATCGTAACCATCGTTTAATCAAAAATACTGTTAATCAATGGATTCAGGAAAATCCTAGTCTTTATCAAACTTTGGTGGAGGGAAGACAGGGTTTTGATGGGGAGGAGTCGGAAAGGATGCGCCGAGAAGGGATTATCCGTGGTGAATTATTACCCAAATTTGCTACCAATATTATAGGAGAAGCAAAAAGTTCTGGTAAAAGTCCTCATAGTCTTGCCCATTATATTGATTATACCCGTGATGAATACCAAATAATGGCGATCGCCTCTGGACTTTATCAAATATATCAAAAGTTGATGATTGAAAATAACTTCATCGACTATGATGATATGATACTAGGGGCGCTGAAAGTTTTACAAAATGACGATGCCAGAAAAGTATGGCAACAGCAAACTCATGCCATCTTTGAAGACGAAGCCCAAGATTCTAGCCCCCTGCAAGTAGAATTATTAGAAATTCTTGCCAAAGATGACCAAAACCCCCACCTAGAGCCTAACTTGGTTAGAGTAGGAGATCCAAATCAAGCGATTAACTCCACCTTCACATCCGCTGACCCTGTGTATTTTAACTGGTTTTGTGACCTTTGTTCCCAAAAAAATAGTCTTGCCACCATTGCCCAAGCAGGAAGGAGCACCCAAATTATTATTGATGGGGCAAATCAAACTCTTGACTTTATCAACCAAAAATCCATAGATAAAACTCTTAAATTTCAAGAAAAAAACCCGAATTATACTCACTCCATAGAGCTACCATTTCGAGAACAATATATTCAACCCGTAACAAAGAAAATAAATCAAACAAATGTTAATCCAGCACCTTTTGGGAAGGGATTAGAATTACATAAATTTGATAATATTTATCAAACAGTAAAAGCCATAGGAAAACAAATTGAAGATATTTTGAGTAATGAAGAAAGCCGAAAAAATCATAACTTAGCCATTTTAGTTAGGGAAAAAAGCCAAGGAATATTTATACAATCTCACCTTGAATACCTAGAAGAAAATCATGGTATAAAGGTAATTTTTATTGATGGTAAAAATAACATTTCAGAATTGCCTCAAGAAGTTTTACAACTACTACAATTTATTGATCGTCCCCACTCTCCAGAATATTTTAAAAACGTCCTTGAAATACTACAAAAAAGACAATTAATCAATATATCAACATCATCAATTAACATTGACTACCCAGAACGATTTTTGTATCCCACCGAACTAGAAAAACAAGATAATCAAAACTTAGAAAATACAAGAAAAATTATTCTAAATCTACTCACCGCAAAAATAGAATTAGTCCATTATCAGCTAATTACCTATCTTGCCATGATCCTTAACTACAATCAAGGAGAATTAGCTACAACCCATAAACTTAGCGAAAAAATTGATAAAGAAACAGTGGGACGCAGTTCCTTGAAAACTATTATTAGTAGCCTTCAGGAATTAATAAATTCTGAAAAATTCGAGGCAGTAGAAACTTTTACGGATGAAGATAATTCTGAAAATATTTATACAAAATGTGGGCAAGTGACTATTATGACTATGCACAAATCCAAGGGATTAGACTGGGATTATGTATTTTTACCATTCATAAATGACAATATTATTCCAGGTAGTTCTTATGTGCCAAAAAATATTCAATTTTTAGGAAATTTTGATTTATCAGAAGTAGCAAAAGGTCAATTAAGATATTTAATTCATCAGGAAAAATTGAGTAATAAAATAACTAAATATTTATCCATTGATGAAGCATGGATAGAAGCACAAAAACAGAAAGAATATGAAGAATATCGGCTTTTATATGTTGCCATGACAAGGGCGAAAAGATTACTTTGGATGTCAGCGGAGAAAAAAGCTCCCTTCTCTTGGTCTTTTTTCCAAGATAATAATGATATAGCCAGTTTAAGTGATTCTAATCCTTGTCCTGTTTTTAATCTTTTATATCAAGTGTAA
- a CDS encoding ABC-type dipeptide/oligopeptide/nickel transport systems, permease component, with the protein MSIENLFAISLFPYLGFLWFLTKSGKAPKLALRGFYVLLIFVFITIPAGLYAKIHYDTSLANVDWLHGGAEFFLTLSNILVVLGFRQAVMNKEKEINN; encoded by the coding sequence ATGAGTATCGAAAATTTATTTGCTATCTCTTTGTTTCCCTATCTCGGTTTTTTGTGGTTTTTGACTAAATCTGGAAAAGCCCCCAAATTAGCTTTGAGAGGATTTTATGTGTTATTAATATTTGTTTTCATTACCATTCCTGCAGGGCTTTACGCCAAAATTCACTACGATACCTCATTAGCAAATGTTGATTGGTTACATGGGGGGGCAGAGTTTTTCCTTACCTTATCTAATATTTTAGTTGTCTTGGGGTTTCGCCAAGCTGTGATGAACAAGGAAAAAGAGATTAATAACTGA
- the petF-4 gene encoding ferredoxin PetF, with protein MSNIYNVEVTNEGETYTFKVAEDEVILTVAERENIPLPNSCNAGVCTTCAAKIISGEVEQGEGMGVSPELQAEGYALLCVAYPRSDLKIIAGKEDEVYDRQFGMTQK; from the coding sequence ATGAGTAATATTTATAATGTAGAAGTCACCAATGAAGGTGAAACTTATACTTTTAAAGTAGCGGAAGATGAAGTTATTTTAACGGTGGCAGAAAGGGAAAATATACCTTTACCTAATTCTTGTAACGCGGGAGTTTGTACCACCTGTGCGGCTAAAATTATTAGTGGAGAGGTTGAACAAGGAGAGGGGATGGGGGTTTCTCCTGAGTTACAGGCAGAGGGTTATGCTTTGCTTTGTGTGGCTTATCCTCGCTCTGATTTAAAGATTATTGCAGGTAAGGAAGATGAAGTTTATGACCGTCAATTTGGCATGACTCAGAAATAA
- the ccdA gene encoding c-type cytochrome biogenesis protein CcdA has translation MNFELISEKLYYLQQFANELVNSQLSHLTVFSVGIILLTGLLTSLTPCMLSMLPLTVAYIGGYESRGRWSSFFQSIYFAFGLATTLAVLGVGAAVFGKIYGQIGIGLPILVSAIAIIMGLNLLEIIPLKLPNWGNTDWIKDNFPDSLRSYLLGVTFGLVASPCSTPVLITLLAYIANTQNILLGTIFLLSYAIGYVSPLILAGTFTGTLKKLLSLRIITQWINPLSGAILLGFGVISLASRLSFL, from the coding sequence ATGAATTTTGAGTTAATTTCGGAAAAACTATATTATTTACAACAGTTTGCCAATGAGTTGGTTAATTCGCAACTAAGTCATCTGACGGTTTTTAGTGTAGGTATTATTTTGTTGACGGGGTTGTTAACCAGTCTTACTCCTTGTATGTTATCGATGTTGCCTTTAACTGTGGCTTATATTGGGGGTTATGAGTCTCGGGGTAGATGGTCTAGTTTTTTTCAGTCGATTTATTTTGCTTTTGGTTTGGCTACTACTCTGGCGGTTTTGGGAGTGGGGGCGGCAGTTTTTGGCAAGATTTATGGACAAATTGGTATTGGTTTACCTATCTTGGTAAGTGCGATCGCCATTATAATGGGTTTAAACCTATTAGAGATTATCCCTCTAAAACTCCCTAATTGGGGTAACACCGACTGGATAAAAGACAACTTTCCTGATAGTTTACGCTCATATCTTCTAGGAGTAACCTTCGGTTTAGTGGCATCTCCCTGTAGTACCCCTGTTCTAATCACCCTTCTGGCTTACATTGCCAACACTCAAAACATTTTATTAGGGACTATTTTTCTGTTGAGTTATGCCATTGGTTATGTATCTCCCCTCATCTTGGCAGGAACATTTACAGGTACCCTCAAAAAATTACTTAGTTTACGAATAATTACCCAGTGGATAAATCCCCTTAGCGGTGCCATTTTACTCGGTTTTGGAGTTATCTCTTTAGCTTCTCGGTTATCATTTCTCTAA